The genome window GGAAGGTTTATCAGAAAACCCCTACTCTGGCTCTCAAGTCTGCAAAAGTTGAAGAATCGGAACTGAAACAGCTGAATGTAAAGAAAGgtactgaaaacacaaaataactgTTCAAATCCACAGTATATTCATTGTATCAGTCAAACTGAAGGGTTGGCTTTTGTCTTCCACAGACACTGCTTTTAGGCTATATAGCTTTCCACTCGTAGCTTGAAGGTTTCAGGTTTTGGGTCTAGATACCAGAGACTCTAAGTAACAATACTTTGTGCAGCTATTTGAGGAATCCCCTAAAATGCAGCCAAAGAATGAATTCTCTCCTCTTAATGAATCCTTTAGAGTAAGTCTGTCCTGTTATTTAGGGCTTATTGCGAGGAATGCTCCTATCCATCTATGCCATAGCTAATAAGCTGACAAAGCCCTTCGCTCTGTACTGTCTACAAGCAAAACAGCCTGTGTAGGACTCTTTCTTGCTAACTCATGTCTACTTACACATAGTACTAACAGGCTTTCAGGAGGTTGTAGAATAGGTGGTAATATTTCTAGTCTGGCATGAGTTCCGCATGCTGCAGGAAAtggtagaggaaaaaaaaaaatctactttgaCCTTCTACTCTGCTTCCTTGGCCAAGCTGAACAACTGGGATTTGCAGTGTAGATGGCTATGACTGCAAGCAACCTTAAAATTGATATTAACATTACTCTAGATTACATTATTTAGTCTTaatatcagaaattaaaattatttcagaagcagacTCTTTGTTATGAAGTATTTGAAATGTCAGATGCTGGAATACGAAACATaagcattttcccatttttacgATAGCAGTATGTGAGTACTCCTGAAAGCTTAAGCTATGGGCTCCCAGCTACAACATATTGtaggttttttaaagaaagactaTGAAGAattcctgtcttttctttaaaagctagCTAGCAATCTGTTCTTTGCTCACTATATAGTGAGATAGGAGGCTGCGGTTAAAAGTGCTGGAGAGACATAACTTCTTCCCAGCCAGCAGATCCGTTGTGGTAGTAACCGGCTCAGTCAACGGTTGGACTAGGCTGATGGCAGCCTAGGATAGGGGAGCATGATGAAGAGTGTAGAAGGCTTTTTAGCCTTGGAACTGGCTCTTGAATGCTCCTGAAGAATGAAGCATTTCGCAAATGTCAATATGTAGGAAGCATCTCTTAATCTTTGCTATTGCAGTATTCTGATTTCAGTAGAagacttgcatttttaaaagctgcagaaatacttTGTGTCTTACTTGCTGTATGTGGGGTTTGTTTCAAACTTGACAGTGTAAAAATACTGCTTAGGCATCCAAACATTTGTATAGTTTCTATCCATGTTACTAATCTAAATTAGCTGTgggtttttgattttttgtttgtgacCAGTGGAAGTGCCTTTCTCCTATATTAGAGTGAAAACTGAATTGTAGAAAAGCATGGTCTAACATTTTAAGTcaaattttgaaagcttttggCTTTGGTGTAGCCTTCAGCAAGCATCTCTGCCTTGGTTCTCCTACCATGACGTGAGATATTGACAGATGTTTAAGTATTCCCTACTTTCTGTGGTTAGTGCATTTAAACATACAAAGCTATGGTTAAAATGCCAACTAACATTGGTGTTCATTAAGCAGATAATTTCTTTATGGAAATGGAGCATTCAGTCACAAGTCTACTGAAAATAAGCAGGATATCCTTTCTCCTACCACAGTATAGCTAAATAAGCAGGAGTTTAAATTGATAGGGATAAACTTTACTTGATCTTACTACACAGGTGGGATTTAAGGACACTTTACAACATTTAAGTAATCATAGGAAGGTTGATTACAGAATTTAACTGATGCACTTCTGCAGCAGTGAACTTACTAACTGCAAGCAGTTGTCTTGCAGTTTACACTCTGCGCTTTCCAGGCAGGAGTGTATCTAACAGTTACATTTCTGTTTACAGAGAGTGACATGAAACCTGCTGAAGGACTGCAGTTAATTGTTGAGAAGGATGAAACTGGCTTTGAGCCCCAACAGGAGAAGGAAGTCGGCTGCGCTGCCCGGATTGCTGAGCCTTTCATCACATTTCGTGATGGATGGGTTGCATACTACAACCAGCCAGTGTTTCTTGCAGGCATGGGTCTTGCATTTCTGTATATGACTGTTCTGGGCTTTGATTGTATTACTACAGGCTATGCATACACTCAGGGTTTGAGTGGCTCTGTGCTAAGCCTCCTGATGGGTGCCTCGGCAGTCACTGGAATCATGGGAACAGTAGCTTTCACTTGGCTTCGTCGCAAATGTGGCCTGGTTCGCACAGGCCTTATTTCTGGAGTTGCTCAATTTGCTTGTCTGGTCTTATGTGCCATCTCTGTGTTCATGCCTGGAAGTCCTCTGGATTTGACTGTTTCCCCATTTGCTGACATCAGTGCCAGGCTGTTTGAAAGTGAACCATTACCTACTATAGCATCTCCAGAAGATAAGCCTGAAATGGTTTTTGCAACTGGAATGCCCAACTTGTTAAACGGGTCTACTACTCCTGCTAACAGCGACCCAGAGATGAGTCCTGAGCCTGTGCCTTTAATCTCTGTTAGTCTCCTGTTTGCAGGAGTCATTGCTGCTAGAGTTGGTAAGTATTATGTCTCTATTAAAATCTGATCTATTGACTGCTTTTAACTCTAGAAATTACAGTGCCTGTCAACTAAATACAAATTTGAGTTTAGAATTGTAGGCTACAGTTGAAGTGTTATATCACATTTCTAAGGCTAATTCATTACActtcacataaaaatgaaatgatctTGCAATAGTATTGCCAGTGCAGAGACCACAGTGCTAGTTTCTTGCATATCATATATCACTAATAAGAGAAAAGTTACCACATTTGGAGATGAATGCAACTTGTTTTTTGGAATGCTCATCTCTAATCTTCCTTCACAACCAAATAAAACCATTTGTCAATAGGAAACAGAACTAAACACATCTGCTATGAAAACCTTCAAACTTGGCAGTTTACTAAATTAATcaattcattaaataaattgtCTAACCTTTAAACCTGTGACCAGCAAAGGAGTTTTGAACAGAAACTTTGATTTGGATGACAGCTTAATTTTTTGAGGAATTGCTGGTTAGTGTAGTATTAGTATCTGTCAACAGAAGAGGCAGTTAAATACATAAATGTCATGAACAGTAATTCTCATCTGTAGAATTTTTGTACTCttaatttctgcagcttttgctgaatttcggaggaagaaaacacttgATTCACATGTATTAAGTTTGTTtgcaaataaacttttaaaactgaatcATTAATGGACTAAACCAGTATAGAAGCAAGTGTCAACTGAGACGGTTGTAAATTATTGCGTGTTCTGCAGAGTTTAaaacatgtttggtttttttgcaaaccTCTTACGCAAAACTTGGCAATTGTCGCTAGCATGAATACACTGTAAATACTTGCAAACCAGCTATTTAAGTAAGGAACAGATGAGCAAAACATTAACTCCATAGACATGTTGAAGCAAGATGTGACAGGCAAGTTAATGTGTCAAGCTATATATATTGTTTTAGGAAATATTAGTAAAGGGAAAGTAAATTGCTCGTGACTGTCAGTGTGAAATCCATTCTAGTCTCACAAGAGGCTAGCTTGTCCTGCGCATTTTTGGTAGAAGTGAGTGTTCGCAAGCGTGAATTGAATTGTGCCAGTAATGAAAGCTTACCATGAGAAGCCCAGTTGTATGGATAactgttctttctctccatAGGCCTTTGGTCCTTTGATTTGACTGTCACACAGTTGCTCCAAGAAAACGTGGTAGAATCTGAAAGAGGCATCATAAATGGTGTCCAAAACTCCATGAATTATCTTCTTGATTTGCTGCACTTCATCATGGTCATCTTGGCCCCAAACCCTGAAGCTTTTGGCTTATTGGTGcttatttctgtgtcttttgtTGCAATGGGCCACATAATGTACTTCAGATTTGCCCAAAAAAGCTTGGGAAAacaactttttgtttgttgcaCTCCTGATCCCAAAGCAGTCTCTGACAGTTCACCACCTGGTAATACATCTACTGTCTGAAAGGATCCACGTCTCTTACTAACTTGCTACACAAATACCATGGTTAAACACATATATACTGCCTTTTGTGACCCTGTCTAAGGTGTTTCTCTAGAGTTGAAAGCATAACTTAGCTGGGACAGCTGTTTGAGGAAGCTGTCCCTAGAGAGCTAAAATTCATCTTACAGTGATcctgtaaaaatgtttcatgtttgGCAGAGGACAACCTAGTTGGATCTTGACAGCTGGTGTTTCAAAGGATCCCCATAAGTCATACATCTAGTATTTGATCACAAAAATAATGCTGGATTTCTGTCGCTGACCCCCACCGTGATACTGTTTATCAGTTCAGTGGTTATACATACTCAATTTGTTCATGAATTCTGAACAATTCTTGTGCTCATTGAGCAAAGcgaggggtttttttagttccTTCAGGATAACTTGATGTGCAgtatttggttttgtggggtttttctctgtttttcccttaCCATGAACAGTTCTGCTCCCCTATCTTCTGAAATTGATATAAACAGTCCTTCTTGGATTCCTGAAGTGGACTCCCAAGTTCCAATGTTTTcccaaaatacctttttagTATTTATCTCTTTTGGTTTAACTTTACAGAAACACCTTTAgtttttttgcatgtttcctTACAAATTAGAGGAGTGCTAGGTACAAGATATTGTATTACACTTTTATTGCACTTCATAAAGTAAAACATAGTCTCATTTTAGCAGAAGCTATTAATGTAACATTATAAAGCATggctttttaattgcaaatgaCAGGTCTGCTCAGGTTTGATGTAGCAGAAAGTGCTAAGGTCAGGAGTACTGGTACAGGAAGATAAGGTCTAGGGCTAACTTAGTTTTTGCCTCAGAGTGCAAGCAGctttagtttattttcaaatgctatTGTTTTCAGAAACCCTATTAAAACCTGATGTATTGGAAAATTATTAGTATTCCAGGCCAAAGAAGTCAAAAAGtggattatttttgttaatctGTTTCACATGTATGTGAATTTTGACTTAGTTTGTTCTAAAATACCGCTAAAACAATGAGACGTTGGACTGTGTGGCCCTCTAAAGCAACTTCAGAGCAATGAAGAACAAGATATCCCTCTGATTTTTCCAGAAGTTCTTgcgtggttttttttttttaccctgcaTGTGTACTAACACATTACTTCCATAGTCATTAACCATATGTGCACTTTTGTGGAAACTACTCTATGCACTTTGCTTTCTCAGTAGAGTTGAACCCGGTAGTGTTCTGAGTTTTCCGGTGGCATGACAGTGTGACTTACAAACGTAAATCtttgtaaaatgtttgtttgcaaaataagtAGTATGCAAAAACATATGTCAGCAACTTGTGAAAAGTATCCTCTATAACTTTtaaggtgtttttattttaggtacTGTCCTTCACACAGTCATCTATGTTGCCAGACTTCAACCCTGGAATGTAAGTGTGTGAACTCCATTGACATTACAGGCGTTACACCAGGGCTGAATCTAGGCCATTCATCTTAAAATTTGTAACAATTATATTGTATATCAAACTAAATAGAACGTAAAAAACCTTTAGTGGCTTTTGTCTCAGATACAGTATTTTGTAAGAGGAGTGAAAGTGAATGAATGGGAATCCAATGTACAACCAATGTACTTGTGGCCGTCAGTATTCAATAACTGGATCTAacaatttttctcctctaatgGACCAAAACTAATCATTACTGCTATGTTATTGAAAGTTTCTCAGGGATGTTTTCACTAGGTTTATAAGTGTTTATACTTTGACcaagcttttgggttttgttttgatataaTAAAGTACAATATGTAAATTacagtagttttaaaatttgtgacTCAATCCTGAGTTATGCTtaaggaaaagggaattttgCCATCAGCAGAATTTAAAAGTCAGAAGACAATAAAACAAGCTTATCTAGATTTGTAGAATAAATATGCCCAAAGGATAGCCTATACAGTATGTGATAAGTACACtagtaaataaaatacctctgatTTGCCAAATATGTTTTCTCATGTGTATCTAATCTAAATTGGGACCAGATTTTAATATTGCTGAATATAAATAAAGGTAGCCCAAATGTTAGTGAATGCCTGTATACTGCACTTTGATGAACATCTGAATGCCACTGTATATATTGGACTCAGTGGCCATCAgggaaacaaagctgaaaatgcagcttCTTGTGGGCTGTCTATAGCCTACAGAACCCAGTGTGCCTAAAGCTTAATGCTGTAGCGCTAAGCACCAGACATCCTGGAGAGGATGTACTCCTGAAGTCTAGAGCTCCAAAAATGTAACAAATGGAGCTGGGAGCATACCATGTTcctaatgtctttttttttttttcccccagagcaATGTAGTCTTATTTGAGTTGAGTAGCAATTTGTTTCATAAATAGTTCCACTAGATAGTGCAGTCTGGATCTCAAGCCAAAAAAAGTAGTATTGGGAGGGGGCTGGACCTTTGTATTTTGTACACATAATGTTGCTAGGATTCATATGTGCAGATACACAGCTGGAAGGCAAGAGAAtcctaaaagagaaagaaggaaggtggATGCTAGCTTTAAGAGGAATAAGGAGGTCTAAATTGGAAATCTAGTTATGTATTGGTCTGAGTCAGATGTCAAAAAATGTATGCTGCTTGAGCACAACCCATGCGTGTATAAGTCTAAGAT of Ciconia boyciana chromosome 10, ASM3463844v1, whole genome shotgun sequence contains these proteins:
- the SLC40A1 gene encoding ferroportin; translation: MARGAESAGERRCCGSVVAYFTSAKFLLYLGHALSTWGDRMWHFAVSVFLVELYGNSLLLTAVYGLVVAGSVLLLGAIIGDWVDKNSRLKVAQTSLVVQNASVILCGIILMIVFLFKTQLLTLYHGWLLTMCYILVITIANIANLASTATAITIQRDWIVVVAGEDRSKLADMNATIRRIDQLTNILAPMAVGQIMTFGSPMIGCGFISGWNLMSMCVEYLLLWKVYQKTPTLALKSAKVEESELKQLNVKKESDMKPAEGLQLIVEKDETGFEPQQEKEVGCAARIAEPFITFRDGWVAYYNQPVFLAGMGLAFLYMTVLGFDCITTGYAYTQGLSGSVLSLLMGASAVTGIMGTVAFTWLRRKCGLVRTGLISGVAQFACLVLCAISVFMPGSPLDLTVSPFADISARLFESEPLPTIASPEDKPEMVFATGMPNLLNGSTTPANSDPEMSPEPVPLISVSLLFAGVIAARVGLWSFDLTVTQLLQENVVESERGIINGVQNSMNYLLDLLHFIMVILAPNPEAFGLLVLISVSFVAMGHIMYFRFAQKSLGKQLFVCCTPDPKAVSDSSPPGNTSTV